The following proteins are encoded in a genomic region of Oncorhynchus gorbuscha isolate QuinsamMale2020 ecotype Even-year linkage group LG11, OgorEven_v1.0, whole genome shotgun sequence:
- the LOC124048566 gene encoding LOW QUALITY PROTEIN: programmed cell death 1 ligand 2-like (The sequence of the model RefSeq protein was modified relative to this genomic sequence to represent the inferred CDS: deleted 1 base in 1 codon), whose product MKIRSNFMTNLCRNPVSMEQAFLLVLQVVLWPTLAALFTVEVDSPFHVAEFRGVVTMGCRFQPGGQGPDLSVIWHRIWPPPVVEVYRLENRQEDLTSQNPQYRGRVRLVTEEITNGWAKLEVSMLRINDSGTYQCLVEMAGADYKQTTLTVKASYKTIVKSMKRRRGDEVELVCESEGYPLATMTWKDRSLGNIKSNDTTVRTPDQLFQVTSTITVKSSEKNNYTCALVEEGEVPKGPSARFDIPDEIDLPLAMHSKSKCDTLSIALGTSLTVAMVIAAAIFGYRRRRGRPGDPSTPSTNTLLAQQRWDLDPF is encoded by the exons ATGAAGATCAGAtccaattttatgaccaatttatgcagaaatccag TTAGCATGGAGCAGGCCTTTCTTTTGGTTTTACAAGTAGTCTTATGGCCCACTCTTGCAG CCTTGTTCACAGTGGAGGTGGACAGTCCATTCCACGTGGCAGAGTTCCGCGGTGTAGTCACCATGGGTTGCAGGTTCCAACCTGGGGGCCAGGGCCCAGACTTGTCAGTGATATGGCATCGCATCTGGCCTCCTCCAGTTGTGGAGGTGTACAGGctggagaacagacaggaagacCTCACTTCCCAGAATCCCCAGTACCGTGGCAGGGTACGATTGGTGACAGAAGAGATTACCAATGGGTGGGCCAAGCTAGAGGTGTCCATGCTGAGGATCAATGACTCTGGGACCTACCAATGCCTCGTGGAAATGGCGGGAGCTGATTACAAACAGACAACTTTGACTGTTAAAG CCTCCTATAAAACTATTGTTAAAAGCATGAAGAGGCGTCGGGGAGATGAGGTAGAGCTGGTCTGTGAGTCTGAGGGCTATCCTCTGGCCACAATGACCTGGAAAGACAGGAGTCTCGGGAACATAAAGTCCAATGACACCACTGTTAGAACTCCAGACCAGCTGTTCCAAGTCACCAGCACGATAACAGTGAAATCCTCTGAGAAAAACAACTACACCTGTGCCTTGGTGGAGGAAGGGGAAGTTCCAAAGGGTCCGTCAGCCAGGTTTGACATCCCAG ATGAAATAGACCTACCACTAGCAATGCATAGTAAAAGTAAATGTGACACCCTTTCTATTGCA TTGGGCACATCACTGACAGTGGCCATGGTCATTGCTGCTGCCATCTTTGGCTATCGCAGACGGAGAG GGAGGCCCGGGGATCCCAGCACCCCAAGCACTAACACCCTCCTGGCTCAGCAGAGATGGGACCTGGACCCCTTTTAG